One Corvus moneduloides isolate bCorMon1 chromosome 21, bCorMon1.pri, whole genome shotgun sequence DNA window includes the following coding sequences:
- the CDC26 gene encoding anaphase-promoting complex subunit CDC26, with translation MLRRKPTRLELKLDDIEEFESVRKELESRRKQRDEAEAAAGGEEAAAIGALGTEHKSREQLINDRIGYKPQPKAGGRTAHFGTFEF, from the exons ATGCTCCGTCGGAAGCCGACGCGGCTGGAGCTGAAGCTGGACGACATCGAGGAGTTCGAGAGCGTCcggaaggagctggag AGCCGCAGGAAGCAGCGGGACGAGGCGGAGGCAGCGGCGGGCggcgaggaggcggcggcgATCGGAGCGCTGGGCACGGAGCACAAGAGCCGCGAGCAGCTCATCAATGACCGCATCGGGTACAAGCCGCAGCCCAAGGCCGGCGGCCGCACCGCGCACTTCGGCACCTTCGAGTTCTGA
- the PRPF4 gene encoding U4/U6 small nuclear ribonucleoprotein Prp4 isoform X1, giving the protein MATARAPAARGGARPPEPPKPKPAEESDGPPAKRAPIFYGSLEEKERERLAKGESGLLGKEGMKAAMEAGNINISSGEVFDLEDHMSERQAEVLAEFERRKRARQINVSTDDSEVKACLRALGEPITLFGEGPAERRERLRNILSVVGTDALKKTRKDDDRSKKSKEEYQQTWYHEGPRSLKTARLWLANYSLPRAAKRLEEARLLKEIPEATRTSQRQELHKSLRSLNNFCSQIGDDRPLSYCHFSPNSKLLATACWSGLCKLWSVPDCNLVHTLRGHSTNVGAVVFHPKATVSLDKKDVSLASCAADGSVKLWNLESDEPVADIEGHSMRVARVMWHPSGRFLGTTCYDHSWRLWDLEAQEEILHQEGHSKGVYDIAFHTDGSLAGTGGLDAFGRVWDLRTGRCIMFLEGHLKEIYGINFSPNGYHVATGSGDNTCKVWDLRQRKCIYTIPAHQNLVTGVSQPREFPAHRRLRQHGQDLDPPWLVPAEDAGGARGEGDGPGHLPGWAAHCHLLLRQNLQALDSRVAQRGWLWTGMGTLMTSGCFFILKKKIGINNSNVLQQLQSWLLWSLGVFEAPVLARAWLESSLGGFPSFWTVFGLFLYCRYHFLL; this is encoded by the exons ATGGCCACCGCGCGGGCACCGGCTGCGCGAGGCGGGGCCCGGCCCCCCGAG ccccccaagcccaagcctgcagaggagagcGATGGACCCCCAGCCAAGCGGGCGCCCATCTTCTACGGgagcctggaggagaaggagcggGAGCGCCTGGCCAAGGGCGAGTCGGGGCTGCTGGGCAAGGAAGGCATGAAGGCTGCCATGGAGGCTGGGAACATCAACATCAGCAGCG GGGAGGTGTTTGACCTCGAGGACCACATGAGCGAGCGCCAGGCCGAAGTGCTGGCGGAGTTCGAGCGCCGCAAGCGCGCCCGGCAGATCAACGTCTCCACCGACGACTCTGAGGTCAAGGCCTGCCTGAGGGCCCTGGGGGAGCCCATCACGCTCTTTGGAGAGGGGCCTGCGGAGCGCAGGGAGAG GTTAAGGAACATCCTCTCTGTGGTCGGCACAGATGCGTTAAAAAAGACCAGGAAAGATGATGACAGGTCAAAAAAGTCCAAAGAAGAG TATCAGCAAACCTGGTACCATGAGGGCCCACGCAGTCTGAAAacagccaggctgtggctggcCAACTACTCACTCCCCAG GGCAGCGAAGCGGCTGGAGGAGGCCCGGCTGCTCAAGGAGATTCCCGAGGCCACCAGGACAtcccagaggcaggagctgcacaaaTCCCTGCGG tcCTTGAATAACTTCTGCAGTCAGATCGGGGACGATCGCCCGCTGTCCTACTGCCACTTCAGCCCCAACTCCAAACTCCTGGCCACAGCCTGCTG GAGTGGGCTGTGCAAGCTCTGGTCCGTGCCCGACTGCAACCTGGTTCACACCTTACGAG GGCACAGCACCAATGTGGGGGCAGTCGTGTTCCACCCCAAGGCCACGGTGTCCCTGGACAAGAAGGACGTCAGCCTGGCCTCGTGCGCGGCCGACGGCTCCGTCAAACTCTGGAACCTGGAAAG TGACGAGCCTGTGGCAGACATCGAGGGACACAGCATGAGAGTGGCCCGTGTGATGTGGCACCCGTCCGGGAGGTTCCTGGGCACCACCTG CTACGATCACTCGTGGCGCCTGTGGGACCTGGAGGCCCAGGAGGAGATCCTGCACCAGGAGGGGCACAGCAAGGGGGTCTATGACATCGCCTTCCACACCGACGGCTCCCTCGCCGGCACGGG AGGCCTGGATGCCTTTGGCCGGGTGTGGGATCTGCGCACGGGACGCTGTATCATGTTCCTGGAAGGGCATCTGAAGGAGATCTACGGGATCAACTTCTCCCCAAATGG GTACCACGTGGCCACGGGCAGTGGGGACAACACCTGCAAGGTGTGGGACCTGCGGCAGAGGAAGTGCATCTACACCATCCCTGCCCACCAGAACCTGGTCACCGGCGTCAG CCAACCACGGGAATTTCCTGCTCACAGGCGCCTACGACAACACGGCCAAGATCTGGACCCACCCTGGCTGGTCCCCGCTGAAGACGCTGGCGGGGCACGAGGGGAAGGTGATGGGCCTGGACATCTCCCTGGATGGGCAGCTCATTGCCACCTGCTCCTACGACAGAACCTTCAAGCTCTGGACAGCCGAGTAGCTCAGAGGGGCTGGTTGTGGACTGGGATGGGGACGTTAATGACTTCCGGTTGcttttttatattaaagaaaaaaataggaatcaACAATTCCAACGTGTTACAGCAGCTGCAGTCATGGCTGCTCTGGAGTTTGGGTGTGTTTGAAGCACCCGTGTTGGCCAGGGCTTGGTTGGAGTCAAGTCTTGGGGGTTTTCCCAGTTTTTGGACTGTTTTTGGACTGTTTTTGTACTGCAGGTACCActttctgctgtga
- the PRPF4 gene encoding U4/U6 small nuclear ribonucleoprotein Prp4 isoform X2 — MATARAPAARGGARPPEPPKPKPAEESDGPPAKRAPIFYGSLEEKERERLAKGESGLLGKEGMKAAMEAGNINISSGEVFDLEDHMSERQAEVLAEFERRKRARQINVSTDDSEVKACLRALGEPITLFGEGPAERRERLRNILSVVGTDALKKTRKDDDRSKKSKEEYQQTWYHEGPRSLKTARLWLANYSLPRAAKRLEEARLLKEIPEATRTSQRQELHKSLRSLNNFCSQIGDDRPLSYCHFSPNSKLLATACWSGLCKLWSVPDCNLVHTLRGHSTNVGAVVFHPKATVSLDKKDVSLASCAADGSVKLWNLESDEPVADIEGHSMRVARVMWHPSGRFLGTTCYDHSWRLWDLEAQEEILHQEGHSKGVYDIAFHTDGSLAGTGGLDAFGRVWDLRTGRCIMFLEGHLKEIYGINFSPNGYHVATGSGDNTCKVWDLRQRKCIYTIPAHQNLVTGVRFEPNHGNFLLTGAYDNTAKIWTHPGWSPLKTLAGHEGKVMGLDISLDGQLIATCSYDRTFKLWTAE, encoded by the exons ATGGCCACCGCGCGGGCACCGGCTGCGCGAGGCGGGGCCCGGCCCCCCGAG ccccccaagcccaagcctgcagaggagagcGATGGACCCCCAGCCAAGCGGGCGCCCATCTTCTACGGgagcctggaggagaaggagcggGAGCGCCTGGCCAAGGGCGAGTCGGGGCTGCTGGGCAAGGAAGGCATGAAGGCTGCCATGGAGGCTGGGAACATCAACATCAGCAGCG GGGAGGTGTTTGACCTCGAGGACCACATGAGCGAGCGCCAGGCCGAAGTGCTGGCGGAGTTCGAGCGCCGCAAGCGCGCCCGGCAGATCAACGTCTCCACCGACGACTCTGAGGTCAAGGCCTGCCTGAGGGCCCTGGGGGAGCCCATCACGCTCTTTGGAGAGGGGCCTGCGGAGCGCAGGGAGAG GTTAAGGAACATCCTCTCTGTGGTCGGCACAGATGCGTTAAAAAAGACCAGGAAAGATGATGACAGGTCAAAAAAGTCCAAAGAAGAG TATCAGCAAACCTGGTACCATGAGGGCCCACGCAGTCTGAAAacagccaggctgtggctggcCAACTACTCACTCCCCAG GGCAGCGAAGCGGCTGGAGGAGGCCCGGCTGCTCAAGGAGATTCCCGAGGCCACCAGGACAtcccagaggcaggagctgcacaaaTCCCTGCGG tcCTTGAATAACTTCTGCAGTCAGATCGGGGACGATCGCCCGCTGTCCTACTGCCACTTCAGCCCCAACTCCAAACTCCTGGCCACAGCCTGCTG GAGTGGGCTGTGCAAGCTCTGGTCCGTGCCCGACTGCAACCTGGTTCACACCTTACGAG GGCACAGCACCAATGTGGGGGCAGTCGTGTTCCACCCCAAGGCCACGGTGTCCCTGGACAAGAAGGACGTCAGCCTGGCCTCGTGCGCGGCCGACGGCTCCGTCAAACTCTGGAACCTGGAAAG TGACGAGCCTGTGGCAGACATCGAGGGACACAGCATGAGAGTGGCCCGTGTGATGTGGCACCCGTCCGGGAGGTTCCTGGGCACCACCTG CTACGATCACTCGTGGCGCCTGTGGGACCTGGAGGCCCAGGAGGAGATCCTGCACCAGGAGGGGCACAGCAAGGGGGTCTATGACATCGCCTTCCACACCGACGGCTCCCTCGCCGGCACGGG AGGCCTGGATGCCTTTGGCCGGGTGTGGGATCTGCGCACGGGACGCTGTATCATGTTCCTGGAAGGGCATCTGAAGGAGATCTACGGGATCAACTTCTCCCCAAATGG GTACCACGTGGCCACGGGCAGTGGGGACAACACCTGCAAGGTGTGGGACCTGCGGCAGAGGAAGTGCATCTACACCATCCCTGCCCACCAGAACCTGGTCACCGGCGTCAGGTTCGAAC CCAACCACGGGAATTTCCTGCTCACAGGCGCCTACGACAACACGGCCAAGATCTGGACCCACCCTGGCTGGTCCCCGCTGAAGACGCTGGCGGGGCACGAGGGGAAGGTGATGGGCCTGGACATCTCCCTGGATGGGCAGCTCATTGCCACCTGCTCCTACGACAGAACCTTCAAGCTCTGGACAGCCGAGTAG
- the WDR31 gene encoding WD repeat-containing protein 31 has protein sequence MGKLQSKISFHTTKYRADGSVGQTGPAGAPQQHSPAHTDAVTSVAALRPDLCVSGGRDKSVAVSSWRSGAALRRFIGHEREVTKVTSALDSNRVFSASRDKTVMMWELHGASEPSQHFPGHDLVVTGLAVSPDASQLCTGSRDNTVCKWDTETGECLGRAAISRNLVTHLCWVPGEPYVIQTSEDKTTRVWDSRELQVAHTFPAKQHIQTCCDVSQDGRYCLSSSSGCAGHGAEATLWDLRQTRGRVCEYKGHFQTTTSCVFLPRGPALAPSIATSSSDSTVKVWDQDTAACLATLRLEGSGPLASLAACDSSTLLCASSNSGIHVLRVSGGAEPALEEVAAF, from the exons ATGGGGAAACTGCAGAGTAAAATCAGCTTCCACACCACCAAATACAG GGCCGATGGCTCCGTGGGACAGACGGGACCCGCTGGTgccccccagcagcacagccctgctcacacGGACGCTGTCACCTCTGTGGCTGCTCTCAGACCAGACCTGTGTGTGTCAGGAGGAAGGGATAAG agcgTGGCCGTGTCCAGCTGGAGGTCTGGGGCTGCCCTGCGCCGCTTCATCGGCCACGAGCGCGAGGTCACCAAG GTCACCTCAGCCCTTGACTCCAACAGAGTCTTCAGCGCATCCCGGGACAAGACAGTGATGATGTGGGAGCTTCACGGGGCTTCGGAGCCAAGCCAGCACTTCCCAGGACATGACCTGGTTGTTACTGGACTGGCTGTGAGCCCAG ACGCCTCCCAGCTGTGCACAGGCTCTCGGGACAACACCGTGTGCAAGTGGGACACCGAGACCGGGGAGTGTCTGGGCAGAGCTGCAATCTCCAGGAATCTG GTCACACACCTGTGCTGGGTTCCTGGGGAGCCTTATGTCATCCAGACCTCAGAGGATAAAACCACCAG GGTGTGGGACAGCCGGGAGCTGCAGGTGGCACACACGTTCCCAGCCAAGCAGCACATCCAGACGTGCTGTGACGTGAGCCAGGACGGGCGGTactgcctcagcagcagcagcggctgCGCCGGCCACGGCGCTGAGGCCACC ctctgggacctGAGGCAGACCAGGGGCCGAGTGTGTGAGTACAAAGGGCATTTTCAGACCACCACCTCGTGTGTTTTCCTGCCCCGGGGCCCAGCGCTCGCCCCCAGCATTGCCACATCCTCCAGCGACAGCACAGTGAAGGTCTGGGACCAAGACACTGCAG CCTGCCTGGCCACGCTGCGCCTCGAGGGCTCGGGCCCACTGGCCTCGCTGGCCGCCTGCGACAGCTCcaccctgctctgtgccagctccaACTCCGGCATCCACGTGCTCCGCGTCAGCGGCGGCGCAGAGCCGGCcctggaggaggtggcagcGTTCTGA
- the BSPRY gene encoding B box and SPRY domain-containing protein, protein MARAERLRNKLVERCERLQLQSAAIARHVDEVLPAKDQGVLSAASAARELVIQRLLFVGKACENEEQRLLERVHAEEERAHQSILTQQVHWTEALHKLSALRTYLVDMITSLDDRGLLHAEQEIFERTEVAEGILEPQESLKLNFNQTCVQSPLLHRLWASAVLCSLAGSQEIHIDEKTLSPHLSLSEDKRTLTFSPKKAKVDSDCPERFDHWPNALATAPFHSGLCAWKVSVEQSCAYKLGVCYSSVPRKGSANEGRLGFNAASWVFSRYDKEFRFLHAGQPQPVELIKAPAEIGVLLDFAGGELLFYDPDSCAILFSHRQAFPEPVYPVFAVAHQSISLAP, encoded by the exons ATGGCCCGGGCCGAGCGGCTGCGG AACAAGCTCGTAGAGCGGTGCGAGcggctccagctgcagagcgCGGCCATCGCCCGGCACGTGGACGAGGTGCTGCCTGCCAAGGACCAGGGCGTCCTG AGCGCGGCCAGCGCGGCGCGGGAGCTGGTGATCCAGAGGCTGCTCTTCGTGGGGAAGGCCTGTGAGAACGAGGAGCAGCGGCTGCTGGAGAGGGTGCACGCCGAGGAGGAGCGGGCGCACCAGAGCATCCTCACCCAGCAGGTGCACTGGACAGAGGCTCTGCACAAGCTGAGTGCCCTCCGCACCTACCTGGTGGACATGATCACCAGCCTGGATGACCGGGGCCTGCTG CATGCAGAACAAGAGATCTTCGAGAG GACAGAGGTGGCGGAGGGAATCTTGGAGCCACAGGAGTCCCTGAAGTTAAACTTTAATCAGACCTGTGTTCAGAGTCCACTGCTGCATCGACTGTGggcctctgctgtgctctgcagcctcGCAG GCTCACAGGAGATTCACATTGATGAGAAAACCCTGAGCCCCCACCTCAGCCTGTCAGAAGACAAGAGAACCCTGACCTTCAGCCCCAAGAAAGCAAAGGTGGACTCGGACTGCCCTGAGCGGTTTGACCACTGGCCCAACGCTTTGGCCACTGCACCTTTTCACTCGGGGCTCTGTGCCTGGAAGGTCAGcgtggagcagagctgtgcctaCAAGCTGGGGGTTTGCTACAGCTCCGTGCCCAGGAAGGGCTCTGCCAACGAAGGCCGCCTGGGCTTCAACGCTGCCTCCTGGGTGTTCTCGCGCTACGACAAAGAATTCCGGTTCCTGCACGCGGGGCAGCCGCAGCCCGTGGAGCTGATCAAGGCCCCGGCAGAGATCGGGGTCCTGCTGGACTTTGCAGGGGGAGAGCTGCTCTTCTACGACCCCGACTCCTGCGCCATCCTCTTCTCCCACCGCCAGGCCTTCCCGGAGCCCGTCTACCCCGTCTTTGCCGTGGCACACCAGAGCATCTCGCTCGCCCCGTGA